The Alnus glutinosa chromosome 3, dhAlnGlut1.1, whole genome shotgun sequence nucleotide sequence ACATGACATCGAAGACCTAGCTTGTCCTTTTTAAGGTGGTCTGTCGCTTCAAGCTAAGTCAGACATAAAGCTCGGAGccagagagagctagagagagagagagagagagagagagagagctagagagagagaatggatcGTTGGTTTCGGACAGTGTTACTGGGAGCTTTCTTTTTTCCGGCATTGGTTGAGTCCCTGGTTCGTCACTACAATTTCAGTGTAAGTACATTTTTCAGTACTTTGTTGCATTTCTTCGTCGGCAGGCCGGCATGCAATAGACAACGTAAGAAAGCTTGCAATGGCATCATCGTCATTACCGTACCTGTGATGGGTGAAAAAGCCATGCTTTTTTCGCATTTACTAGTAAAAATATCAAAGACCCAATTTAGAACttacatttgtttttttggccATATAGAACTTACGAGCTCGTTTGGGTGTGTAaaatttttgtattatattttattattttatattatatttaaaattataaatatcgAAAGAATTTGATTTTCGAAATTACGTTTAGATAGTTTAAaaaacttgagacaaaattaaaaaaaattagatcaaaattgattagaatttgaattcaaaaaaaaaaaatcaaacatttttttgaaaaataataaaatataataaaaaataagtgttATCCAACACATGCCCTAATTAATTACATTGTTAATTGGTTCGTTTTTATTGCTTTTGCGACCTGGTTTTCATGCAAGTATATGGAGAAACTAGCATAGGGTGGCTGCAATCACTCAAAAGAACTTGTTAGGAAGTGGAAATGTAAAAGTGTtaattgaatgatttttttttttttaataaatagtgatttagtATGAtattaaagttttttatttttatttttaattaaatattctatgtgGTGAATTTGACTTAGCTTGTTGATGGAGAGTTTGAATCCACCGATGATCGATAAGAGTGctaaagtattatttaaatattgaaattaattttttcttatcataATGGGTCAAGTTtatatcaatttcaaatttataatgtttttttgcTTGAATTCGGTAATGGTCAGCTTTGTTATCTAGAGTAATTAGCTACAATAATTTTACAGAACGTCTTTTGCATGTTTTTGTAATAAAGTATTTTCCCAACTTTATATTTATaatgaaaatttaataagaagCCCAATTAGCCAAATATTCCGAGACCTTCATATTTATAAAAAGGTTGCACTTCTAATTAAGGTCCGTCTGGAATTGTGTTAaggaggtttttatttttattttttttattttattttttaaaaaagattagTACAAAAAAAGATGTACGTAAGAATTGGTTTGCTCGGtaaaaaacttaataataataataataataaaacatttttttttttacttttttgctctaaaaatgTCAAAAACTACATTTTGAAAGAAACTTTGAAATGCAgcttttcctttaaaaaactTTTCCTGACTTTTCTATCGTTAAAAGTTCTATTTTTCAACGCAATGCAAACCAGGCTCCAAGACTTCCTTCCCCTTCATTTTTCACCGGGATAACCAGTTTGAGTCCAAATTTCGGTGCtcaatttaattttatgaaaatgataaaATGAGTTCTTATTTTTAGGATAGAAAACCACGGGAAGTAACTCCCTATATATATTCTACAACTTTGATGATGCCTCACCCCTTTTGACACTTATTtctagatttattttattttatttttggattaaataCGTCTTATCCCATATGGTTAAacgcttttattttttgctctctATAGTTCATTTCGCATCGTAGATCATACATCCATTATAGTTAAAGACAGATACGGTATCTCCGTCTAAAAATTGATAGAAGTTCATAttacatgttttaaaaaattaagcgACACGTATCCCCatgtataattaaaaattatacatttttacCCTTTCGGGTAAAATGGAGCCACCCCATTTTattctttgggggtggctgaactacCCCCAAAGGCCATGGGGGCGGTTTAGCCACCCCTAGACTGGTCATGAGAGTGGCTCCAACCACCcctctttcttttccatttttttttttttgcttttttgaatttatgcaTATGGACATGTGTTGGTTTTTTAAGGCATATGATatggacttccgtcaattttttgACGGAAGTTGGACGGATGTACAATATTTGTCTTTAATCATAATCGAGGTACTATCTACGATACGAAATGAATCATAAGAAGCAAAAAATGAAGTCGTTAAACCACAGGGAGTAAAAAAGTCTTTaaatcagtttgtaagaaatttcgtacaacccacatataagggTGACATATatcttttaaacatgtgagaagcatgtGTTTTTATATTAATGCAGCACGTGAGAAACACGttctattaaaacaacatgtgattctcacatgtcaatGAACACATGCTAATCTTATAtttgggttgtatgaaatttcttacaaatcaatttgtaagaaattttagttcatttttttttttaaacaactaGACTTTAGGTAATGAACATTGtttgaatattaattgaataattaaatttagaaaTTCTTATCTCGATTTATTTGAACGATATAGATCTGTAAAATATCTTGAcatcaaatatgaaaaatggGTGAGATCGATCGATCTTTTATCAAACACCTGTGCATGTAGGTGGTCTTGAAGAACACTACAAAGCTCTGTGCAACAAAACCCCTTCTCACAGTCAACGGGCAGTTCCCGGGGCCGACACTCTACGCAAGGGAAGATGATACCGTCACCGTGAGGGTCACCAACCACGTTACACATAATGTCACAGTCCACTGGTGAGAAAATGTCTTCAGCTTCTTCTCCTTACAAATTGACGTGGCAATTTATATGATATCGTTAATAGTTGATGTGATACACGTTTTGTGAATTATcacgtcaatttataaaaaaataattatattgcCGCTAACATTTTGTAACGGCAGGCATGGAGTAAGGCAGCTTCGAACCGGTTGGGCGGATGGGCCAGCATATATCACTCAGTGCCCTATACAGACGGGGCAGAACTATATCTACAACTTCACCCTCACTGGCCAAAGAGGCACGCTTCTTTGGCATGCGCATATCTCCTGGCTAAGGGCTTCAATACATGGCGCCATTGTTATCTTGCCCAAGCGAGGCATTCCTTACCCATTTCCCACACCagataaagaaaaaatcatcattttagGTGAGCTCTGAttatattttagtattttgtaatTCGATCTTAAATATCCCTAATTAGTTCAATATTCATAGTAATTATGATGTGATTTTCTACTCTTAATTGTAGCCGAATGGTGGAAAGTGGATGTTGAAGCTGTTGTCAATCAAGCTGCGCAATCTGGTTTCCCACCAAATGTATCAGATGCGCACACCATTAATGGCCATCCTGGACCTGTTCCTGGTTGCTCTTCTCAGGGTACTGAAATGGGAATATCTTCTcaattcatttttgttttcactAAGAAACacatgaaataaaaaaagaaaagaaaaaaaaaaagaacagtaTTTTAATGCAAACATGTCCTCAGAGTACGcaattctcacatgcatttttaaaaattatatatcagtttaatagactgaatttgaagaatttaattattccaacccaatttgaaggaattataaattttttcagtaATCTAGATTTTAGCAGACCACCCATCAGCGTTTTAAACCTTAATGTAAAAAGGACAAAAGCAAAATACATTATCAGCATATAATTGATTCAATTAAACTTTAATcttgtctctttattttctttggtgaATTTAATCCTTCCTTATCATCTGCTAGCATTGCGGTTTGGAATTGATATTTTATCAATGCCTTACCCTTTCTTTGAACCTTGTCAATGATCGAACTTTAAGACAAAGGAACTGAAGACTTTACAAACATAGTTTTGCTTTTGTACAAATGCAGGGGGTTACACTTTACATGTTGAAAGTGGCAAGACCTATTTACTACGCATCATCAATGCAGCGCTGAATGATGAGCTCTTCTTCAAGATTGCCGGGCATAATCTGACAATTGTTGAAGTTGATGCCTCCTACACAAAGCCCTTCCAAACTGACGTAATATTCATCAGCCCTGGCCAAACCACAAACGCCCTTCTGACGGCAAATCAGGGTATTGGCAAGTACTTGATAGCAGTCTCTCCTTTCATGGATGCTCCCATTGGCCTTGACAACAAGACTAATTATGCTACATTGCGCTATAAAGGCACCCCTGCTAATCCCCCAACCATCTTAACCAGTGTTCCTCCTCTAAACGCAACTCCATTGACAGATGCCTTCTTGGACTCACTTCGAAGCCTTAATTCAGAAAAATACCCTGCAAAAGTTCCTTTATCCATTGACCATTCTCTTTTTTTCACCTTCGCCGTTGGGGTTAACCCTTGTGCTACATGTGTTAATGGCAGTCAGCTCGTGGCGGCTATTAATAACGTTAGCTTTGTGTTGCCAACTATGGCTCTCCTTCAAGCACATTACTATAACATACCAGGAGTTTTCACAGATGATTTTCCAGGAAACCCACcaataacttttaattataCTGGAACCCCGCCATCTAATATCCAGACCACGAATGGCACAAGGCTATATAGGGTGGCTTATAACTCAGCAATCCAAATTGTGTTGCAAGGCACTGCTATAATAGCACCAGAGAACCATCCAACCCATCTGCATGGGTTTAATTTCTTTGTGGTTGGGAAGGGACGAGGGAATTTTGATCCAGAAAAGGATCCACAGAAATTTAATCTTGTTGATCCTGTCGAGAGGAACACAGTTTCAGTACCAACTGCTGGATGGACTGCAATCAGATTCAAGGCAGATAACCCAGGTAAATTTTCAGCCTTATCTTGTTTTTTGTTAGGAgaatgttgtttttttgtttttgtttttaattatatttttgagGTTTGGCATCAATTCCAGTAAAAGAGACACTAATGTAGAAATGAATTCCATATTGATAAGTAGTCTTTTTCCTTGATAATGAGGTTGCACCTTGCCACCTTCTAGCGTGTCTTGGCGTGGCAGAAACCCAAAAAGGTTCCTTCATTTCTCTTTGAAATCACACTACATGATGCGACTCCTGAAAATAGtggacttttttcttttgtttttttgtttttgttttttttttttttttgtttttaagttaaCTAGTGCCATCCAAAGAAATGGCATAACCAAGCACAACTTTTCTCATATGGAGCtttattatcattttaattGTCCCACATGGTTTAAGTGTAATCTTAactatgtgtatataagttttTGAGTACCCTCTCCTTGTAAGCCGGTTTTCAAATATGAGTTTTacccaaattttatattatttggtATCAAAGTCAACCACCACGTCGAGTATAGGATTGGACACATATTAAAATGTCTTGGTATTATGTATGAGCATAAGGTTAAGTCattgaatattaataaaatagtgAAATCACCAAAAGAGAAAGAGCTATCATCGGGTTAATGTTGATAGAGTGGGCCGTCGTAGACGTCGACTGCGGAGTGTGGTGGTATGTTATGATCTTAAATGTCACACATGACTTAGTGCAAttttaaccatgtgtatataagcttttGGATACCCTCTCATTTTAAGCAGGTTTTCAAGCGTGACTTCTACCCAAAGTTAGTatcaagcttcttctttttcctgtaaaataaagacaaaaag carries:
- the LOC133862750 gene encoding laccase-22-like; this translates as MDRWFRTVLLGAFFFPALVESLVRHYNFSVVLKNTTKLCATKPLLTVNGQFPGPTLYAREDDTVTVRVTNHVTHNVTVHWHGVRQLRTGWADGPAYITQCPIQTGQNYIYNFTLTGQRGTLLWHAHISWLRASIHGAIVILPKRGIPYPFPTPDKEKIIILAEWWKVDVEAVVNQAAQSGFPPNVSDAHTINGHPGPVPGCSSQGGYTLHVESGKTYLLRIINAALNDELFFKIAGHNLTIVEVDASYTKPFQTDVIFISPGQTTNALLTANQGIGKYLIAVSPFMDAPIGLDNKTNYATLRYKGTPANPPTILTSVPPLNATPLTDAFLDSLRSLNSEKYPAKVPLSIDHSLFFTFAVGVNPCATCVNGSQLVAAINNVSFVLPTMALLQAHYYNIPGVFTDDFPGNPPITFNYTGTPPSNIQTTNGTRLYRVAYNSAIQIVLQGTAIIAPENHPTHLHGFNFFVVGKGRGNFDPEKDPQKFNLVDPVERNTVSVPTAGWTAIRFKADNPGVWFLHCHLEVHTTWGLKMAFLVDNGKGPNESLLPLPNDLPKC